A part of Catharus ustulatus isolate bCatUst1 chromosome 8, bCatUst1.pri.v2, whole genome shotgun sequence genomic DNA contains:
- the LOC116999568 gene encoding pleckstrin homology domain-containing family A member 1 isoform X1, translated as MPYVDRQNRICGFLDIEENENSGKFLRRYFILDTREDSLVWYMDNPQNLPSGSPPVGVIKLTYISKVSDATKLRPKAEFCFVMNAGMRKYFLQANDQQDLVEWVNVLNKATKITVPKQSDPLCQMDNANRQAESPGGKKQVSYRTEIVGGVPIITPTQKEEVSEGSEGADRNYLKRSQSHLPYFAAKHPPDNAIIKAGYCVKQGAVMKNWKRRYFQLDENTIGYFKSELEKEPLRVIPLKEVHKVQECKQSDIMMRDNLFEIVTTSRTFYVQADSPEDMHSWIKAISGAIVAQRGPGRSAASEHPEPSPEPGHAVRAAGPGAGSSHSTAPHSSPVVPAPHPKPPALEKRGFHESFTKAKPRSYKIQAVAPRESTSKVTERGPWEPRSKNGTQEQDPGLVDLDDASLPVSDV; from the exons ATGCCTTATGTGGATCGCCAGAATCGCATCTGTGGTTTCCTAGACATTGAGGAAAATGAGAATAGTGGGAAATTCCTGCGGCGGTACTTCATCCTGGACACACGGGAGGACAGCCTGGTGTGGTACATGGATAACCCACAG AATCTTCCCTCTGGATCTCCACCTGTTGGGGTCATTAAACTTACCTATATTTCAAAG GTTAGCGATGCAACTAAGCTGAGGCCAAAGGCAGAGTTCTGTTTTG TTATGAATGCAGGGATGAGAAAATACTTTCTACAAGCCAATGATCAGCAGGACCTAGTTGAATGGGTAAATGTTCTGAACAAAGCTACCAAAATCACA GTACCAAAGCAGTCTGATCCTCTCTGCCAAATGGATAATGCAAATCGTCAAGCTGAGAGCCCAGGTGGAAAGAAGCAAGTTTCTTACAGGACAGAAATTGTTGGTGGTGTTCCCATCATTACACCCACTCAG aaagaaGAAGTCAGTGAGGGCAGTGAAGGGGCTGACAGGAATTATTTGAAGCGGTCACAAAGCCACCTTCCTTATTTTGCTGCTAAGCATCCCCCAGATAATGCCATTATCAAAGCTGGCTACTGTGTCAAACAAGGAGCAGTG ATGAAGAACTGGAAGAGAAGATACTTTCAATTAGATGAAAACACAATAGGATATTTCAAATCTGAACTG gaaaaggaaCCTCTCAGGGTTATACCACTTAAGGAGGTCCATAAAGTTCAGGAATGCAAGCAGAG tgacATAATGATGAGAGACAATCTCTTTGAAATTGTAACAACTTCTCGAACCTTTTATGTGcag GCAGACAGCCCTGAGGACATGCACAGCTGGATCAAGGCCATTTCTGGAGCCATCGTGGCCCAGCGGGGACCGGGCAGATCGGCAGCTTCC GAGCATCCCGAGCCTTCTCCCGAACCCGGCCATGCTGTCCGTGCTGCCGGCCCAGGCGCAGGCAGCTCACATtccacagcccctcacagcagccctgtggtcccagcccctcaccccaaaccccctgcctTGGAGAAGCGAGGATTTCACGAGTCTTTTACCAAGGCCAAACCAAGGAGCTACAAGATCCAGGCTGTCGCTCCAAGAGAATCAACTTCCAAAGTGACTGAGCGGGGCCCCTGGGAACCCCGCAGCAAAAATGGCACTCAGGAACAGGATCCTGGCCTTGTGGATCTGGATGATGCAAGCCTTCCAGTCAGTGATGTGTAG
- the LOC116999568 gene encoding pleckstrin homology domain-containing family A member 1 isoform X4 — protein MPYVDRQNRICGFLDIEENENSGKFLRRYFILDTREDSLVWYMDNPQNLPSGSPPVGVIKLTYISKVSDATKLRPKAEFCFVMNAGMRKYFLQANDQQDLVEWVNVLNKATKITVPKQSDPLCQMDNANRQAESPGGKKQVSYRTEIVGGVPIITPTQKEEVSEGSEGADRNYLKRSQSHLPYFAAKHPPDNAIIKAGYCVKQGAVMKNWKRRYFQLDENTIGYFKSELEKEPLRVIPLKEVHKVQECKQSDIMMRDNLFEIVTTSRTFYVQADSPEDMHSWIKAISGAIVAQRGPGRSAASVTLILALHCVPDAAGQKAVESLYTEEHPEPSPEPGHAVRAAGPGAGSSHSTAPHSSPVVPAPHPKPPALEKRGFHESFTKAKPRSYKIQAVAPRESTSKVTERGPWEPRSKNGTQEQDPGLVDLDDASLPVSDV, from the exons ATGCCTTATGTGGATCGCCAGAATCGCATCTGTGGTTTCCTAGACATTGAGGAAAATGAGAATAGTGGGAAATTCCTGCGGCGGTACTTCATCCTGGACACACGGGAGGACAGCCTGGTGTGGTACATGGATAACCCACAG AATCTTCCCTCTGGATCTCCACCTGTTGGGGTCATTAAACTTACCTATATTTCAAAG GTTAGCGATGCAACTAAGCTGAGGCCAAAGGCAGAGTTCTGTTTTG TTATGAATGCAGGGATGAGAAAATACTTTCTACAAGCCAATGATCAGCAGGACCTAGTTGAATGGGTAAATGTTCTGAACAAAGCTACCAAAATCACA GTACCAAAGCAGTCTGATCCTCTCTGCCAAATGGATAATGCAAATCGTCAAGCTGAGAGCCCAGGTGGAAAGAAGCAAGTTTCTTACAGGACAGAAATTGTTGGTGGTGTTCCCATCATTACACCCACTCAG aaagaaGAAGTCAGTGAGGGCAGTGAAGGGGCTGACAGGAATTATTTGAAGCGGTCACAAAGCCACCTTCCTTATTTTGCTGCTAAGCATCCCCCAGATAATGCCATTATCAAAGCTGGCTACTGTGTCAAACAAGGAGCAGTG ATGAAGAACTGGAAGAGAAGATACTTTCAATTAGATGAAAACACAATAGGATATTTCAAATCTGAACTG gaaaaggaaCCTCTCAGGGTTATACCACTTAAGGAGGTCCATAAAGTTCAGGAATGCAAGCAGAG tgacATAATGATGAGAGACAATCTCTTTGAAATTGTAACAACTTCTCGAACCTTTTATGTGcag GCAGACAGCCCTGAGGACATGCACAGCTGGATCAAGGCCATTTCTGGAGCCATCGTGGCCCAGCGGGGACCGGGCAGATCGGCAGCTTCC GTGACTCTAATCTTAGCTTTGCACTGTGTTCCAGATGCGGCAGGCCAGAAGGCTGTCGAATCCTTGTATACAGAG GAGCATCCCGAGCCTTCTCCCGAACCCGGCCATGCTGTCCGTGCTGCCGGCCCAGGCGCAGGCAGCTCACATtccacagcccctcacagcagccctgtggtcccagcccctcaccccaaaccccctgcctTGGAGAAGCGAGGATTTCACGAGTCTTTTACCAAGGCCAAACCAAGGAGCTACAAGATCCAGGCTGTCGCTCCAAGAGAATCAACTTCCAAAGTGACTGAGCGGGGCCCCTGGGAACCCCGCAGCAAAAATGGCACTCAGGAACAGGATCCTGGCCTTGTGGATCTGGATGATGCAAGCCTTCCAGTCAGTGATGTGTAG
- the LOC116999568 gene encoding pleckstrin homology domain-containing family A member 1 isoform X3, whose translation MPYVDRQNRICGFLDIEENENSGKFLRRYFILDTREDSLVWYMDNPQNLPSGSPPVGVIKLTYISKVSDATKLRPKAEFCFVMNAGMRKYFLQANDQQDLVEWVNVLNKATKITVPKQSDPLCQMDNANRQAESPGGKKQVSYRTEIVGGVPIITPTQKEEVSEGSEGADRNYLKRSQSHLPYFAAKHPPDNAIIKAGYCVKQGAVMKNWKRRYFQLDENTIGYFKSELEKEPLRVIPLKEVHKVQECKQSDIMMRDNLFEIVTTSRTFYVQADSPEDMHSWIKAISGAIVAQRGPGRSAASMRQARRLSNPCIQRSIPSLLPNPAMLSVLPAQAQAAHIPQPLTAALWSQPLTPNPLPWRSEDFTSLLPRPNQGATRSRLSLQENQLPK comes from the exons ATGCCTTATGTGGATCGCCAGAATCGCATCTGTGGTTTCCTAGACATTGAGGAAAATGAGAATAGTGGGAAATTCCTGCGGCGGTACTTCATCCTGGACACACGGGAGGACAGCCTGGTGTGGTACATGGATAACCCACAG AATCTTCCCTCTGGATCTCCACCTGTTGGGGTCATTAAACTTACCTATATTTCAAAG GTTAGCGATGCAACTAAGCTGAGGCCAAAGGCAGAGTTCTGTTTTG TTATGAATGCAGGGATGAGAAAATACTTTCTACAAGCCAATGATCAGCAGGACCTAGTTGAATGGGTAAATGTTCTGAACAAAGCTACCAAAATCACA GTACCAAAGCAGTCTGATCCTCTCTGCCAAATGGATAATGCAAATCGTCAAGCTGAGAGCCCAGGTGGAAAGAAGCAAGTTTCTTACAGGACAGAAATTGTTGGTGGTGTTCCCATCATTACACCCACTCAG aaagaaGAAGTCAGTGAGGGCAGTGAAGGGGCTGACAGGAATTATTTGAAGCGGTCACAAAGCCACCTTCCTTATTTTGCTGCTAAGCATCCCCCAGATAATGCCATTATCAAAGCTGGCTACTGTGTCAAACAAGGAGCAGTG ATGAAGAACTGGAAGAGAAGATACTTTCAATTAGATGAAAACACAATAGGATATTTCAAATCTGAACTG gaaaaggaaCCTCTCAGGGTTATACCACTTAAGGAGGTCCATAAAGTTCAGGAATGCAAGCAGAG tgacATAATGATGAGAGACAATCTCTTTGAAATTGTAACAACTTCTCGAACCTTTTATGTGcag GCAGACAGCCCTGAGGACATGCACAGCTGGATCAAGGCCATTTCTGGAGCCATCGTGGCCCAGCGGGGACCGGGCAGATCGGCAGCTTCC ATGCGGCAGGCCAGAAGGCTGTCGAATCCTTGTATACAGAG GAGCATCCCGAGCCTTCTCCCGAACCCGGCCATGCTGTCCGTGCTGCCGGCCCAGGCGCAGGCAGCTCACATtccacagcccctcacagcagccctgtggtcccagcccctcaccccaaaccccctgcctTGGAGAAGCGAGGATTTCACGAGTCTTTTACCAAGGCCAAACCAAGGAGCTACAAGATCCAGGCTGTCGCTCCAAGAGAATCAACTTCCAAAGTGA
- the LOC116999568 gene encoding pleckstrin homology domain-containing family A member 1 isoform X2, producing the protein MPYVDRQNRICGFLDIEENENSGKFLRRYFILDTREDSLVWYMDNPQNLPSGSPPVGVIKLTYISKVSDATKLRPKAEFCFVMNAGMRKYFLQANDQQDLVEWVNVLNKATKITVPKQSDPLCQMDNANRQAESPGGKKQVSYRTEIVGGVPIITPTQKEEVSEGSEGADRNYLKRSQSHLPYFAAKHPPDNAIIKAGYCVKQGAVMKNWKRRYFQLDENTIGYFKSELEKEPLRVIPLKEVHKVQECKQSDIMMRDNLFEIVTTSRTFYVQADSPEDMHSWIKAISGAIVAQRGPGRSAASMRQARRLSNPCIQRYTSRTGECSTSIPSLLPNPAMLSVLPAQAQAAHIPQPLTAALWSQPLTPNPLPWRSEDFTSLLPRPNQGATRSRLSLQENQLPK; encoded by the exons ATGCCTTATGTGGATCGCCAGAATCGCATCTGTGGTTTCCTAGACATTGAGGAAAATGAGAATAGTGGGAAATTCCTGCGGCGGTACTTCATCCTGGACACACGGGAGGACAGCCTGGTGTGGTACATGGATAACCCACAG AATCTTCCCTCTGGATCTCCACCTGTTGGGGTCATTAAACTTACCTATATTTCAAAG GTTAGCGATGCAACTAAGCTGAGGCCAAAGGCAGAGTTCTGTTTTG TTATGAATGCAGGGATGAGAAAATACTTTCTACAAGCCAATGATCAGCAGGACCTAGTTGAATGGGTAAATGTTCTGAACAAAGCTACCAAAATCACA GTACCAAAGCAGTCTGATCCTCTCTGCCAAATGGATAATGCAAATCGTCAAGCTGAGAGCCCAGGTGGAAAGAAGCAAGTTTCTTACAGGACAGAAATTGTTGGTGGTGTTCCCATCATTACACCCACTCAG aaagaaGAAGTCAGTGAGGGCAGTGAAGGGGCTGACAGGAATTATTTGAAGCGGTCACAAAGCCACCTTCCTTATTTTGCTGCTAAGCATCCCCCAGATAATGCCATTATCAAAGCTGGCTACTGTGTCAAACAAGGAGCAGTG ATGAAGAACTGGAAGAGAAGATACTTTCAATTAGATGAAAACACAATAGGATATTTCAAATCTGAACTG gaaaaggaaCCTCTCAGGGTTATACCACTTAAGGAGGTCCATAAAGTTCAGGAATGCAAGCAGAG tgacATAATGATGAGAGACAATCTCTTTGAAATTGTAACAACTTCTCGAACCTTTTATGTGcag GCAGACAGCCCTGAGGACATGCACAGCTGGATCAAGGCCATTTCTGGAGCCATCGTGGCCCAGCGGGGACCGGGCAGATCGGCAGCTTCC ATGCGGCAGGCCAGAAGGCTGTCGAATCCTTGTATACAGAGGTATACATCAAGAACTGGTGAATGCAGCAC GAGCATCCCGAGCCTTCTCCCGAACCCGGCCATGCTGTCCGTGCTGCCGGCCCAGGCGCAGGCAGCTCACATtccacagcccctcacagcagccctgtggtcccagcccctcaccccaaaccccctgcctTGGAGAAGCGAGGATTTCACGAGTCTTTTACCAAGGCCAAACCAAGGAGCTACAAGATCCAGGCTGTCGCTCCAAGAGAATCAACTTCCAAAGTGA